The Acipenser ruthenus chromosome 28, fAciRut3.2 maternal haplotype, whole genome shotgun sequence sequence AACACTAGTGTGTGCTTATGCCTGTGTGATGCTTCAGTGCATGAATAATATGAAGCTGTTCCTTTGCCCCTGCAGGGAGTGGTGACAGCTGCCACAAGTCTGATCACTACTCTGGCGCAGAAGAACCCTGAAGAGTTCAAGACGTCGGTGTCACTGGCAGTGTCGAGGCTCAGCAGGGTAAGAGCCCCCAACGCTGTAATGTTAGCTTAGTTAACAGTGCTAgcataaaaacttaaaaaaaaaaaaaaaacttaaaaaaataaaaactgtttaataGTAGTTAAGTTTGGTATGttcttttatattatttatttatcacacTCTTGGCTTGGTCCAGCTTCCCATTCTCTgtcctgattttttattttttttattcagattgTGACCTCCGCATCAACAGACCTCCAAGACTACACATACTACTTTGTGCCTGCCCCGTGGCTCTCGGTCAAGCTTCTTCGTCTTCTGCAGTGCTATCCGCCCCCAGGTCAGTGGCCTGTCCCCGTAGTTTAAGAAACacaaggtttttgttttattgtcttCTCCTGGAAAACACGTTTGTACTTTGGTGGGGCTGCCAGAGAAATTCATGCAGAGACTTGGACTGCAGCTCAAAACCACCCCCCGAAACTGTTCAAAATAACACGTGGTCTCTGTTTGGGACAGGATGGACTGGGGACTGAGGTGCACCCCCAGAGTTACATGGGGATGCTGTGGTGCTGCCTGCCAGCCAGTGCCAATGTCTCAGACCGACCTTGAGCGCTATGTTCACAAGCTCCAAAAACAGCCAAAATGCAAACGTGACCTTTCCATCTGAACCGCTTGTGTTCTCCTCTTCTTGCAGGCTGTACAGCCTAACCTTTGTGTCCGTCTACCCTGAtgtcacctctctctctctctctctctctctctctctctctctctctctctctctccccccccccccatagaggAAGGAGCAGTGCGCGGGCGTCTGACCGAATGTCTGGAGACCATCCTGAATAAAGCCCAGGAGCCGCCCAAATCCAAGAAAGTCCAGCACTCCAACGCTAAGAACGCGGTCCTGTTCGAAGCCATCAGCCTCATAATCCATCAcgacaggtaggccaggcataCACCTGCAAGATGAACTGCCACAGCCGGCTGCAGCTTTACTCATGGGGCCAGATTCTAAAAGCTATCCACTctaaattgtcattagcacatttccttaagaaaacaaaaacgTACCAAATAAAACGTACCAAAACCTTAACAACCCATGGTTCGTATTCATTGTAGGCTGTAATTGCTGATGTCGATTTGTAGTAGATACACATAGACAAGCATGTTCTTGTCTGTTCTTCCTGCAGTGAGCCAAACCTGCTGGTCCGAGCTTGTAACCAACTGGGGCAGTTCCTGCAGCACCGGGAGACGAACCTGAGGTACCTGGCCCTGGAGAGCATGTGTACGCTGGCCAGCTCCGAGTTCTCCCACGAGGCCGTCAAGACTCACATAGAGACTGTCATCAACGCACTGAAGGTAAAGGCTCTACTGAGCTTATCCACAACAGGCTGCGGTGGATGCAGTTGTAAAGGGAGAAAGGGAGTCTGTGCACAATCCTGATTTCACAGAATACAATGAactaaggtgtttttttttgttttttttcattattccGGTTAGCTTGTGTTGCCATTTATAATGAACTGTCACACAAGGGTGTCAAGGTACACAGATATTATATTCTGGGACACAttcgaatattcaaacaaacactgcttgaagtATTCGGTGGCAAAAGAAAGCCATGCCTTTATTTGTTcaacatgatttaaaaatgacTCAAAGATACTGCGCTAGGAAAACCAAAGCATAATATTGTTGTCTGAAACAGATAATGCTActcgtgtttctctcctttcttcaATAGGTAATATGGAGTAAAAGATTTATTTTACTTGtgagatttattttgtgtttctaaCTAATATGGTACTTTTGTTTTACAGTTCATTAAGTGCAGAATTAACAGAATACAATGAAACCAATTAAAACTAAATAGTTTCATCATTCTGGTAAAGCTCTTGTTGCCATTTATGTAAAAGCCTGCTGCGGCCCATATATCAAAATTAACAAAACGCTGTGCAAATGTGCAAGTCTGTCTCCGAGGATCTGAAATGCATTCAGTTACTAATTTGCTTGTTTACTACCTTGCAGACTGAGAGAGATGTGAGTGTGAGGCAGAGGGCTGTGGACCTGCTGTACGCAATGTGTGACCGGAGCAATGCACAGCAGATTGTGGCAGAGATGTTAAACTACCTCGAAACTGCCGATTACTCCATTCGGGAAGAGATTGTGAGTAGGATTGGATCCTCATTAACCCAGTTCATTTGCAGCTTTGTGCTGTTGGATCCAGTTGCCTTTTCTGCAACATGCTGAGGGATATCCCTtgtaaatgtttaccacagtatttttgcagttttcccatggttatgctatgcatttaccatacagtaggttaccctggcttgccatgttcATTAACATGCCATAAACTGTGCTGTACATCCAAGTTGGCCCTGGTTGTTTCCAGCACGGCCGACCTGTGTGTTGAAGccccatgatgatgatgatgatgatgatgatgatggtgctgctgctgttgtgtgcaggttctgaagGTGGCGATTCTGGCTGAGAAGTACGCCGTGGATTACACCTGGTACGTGGACACCATCCTGAACCTGATCCGCATCGCGGGCGACTACGTGAGCGAGGAGGTCTGGTACCGAGTGATCCAGATCGTCATCAACCGGGACGACGTGCAGGGGTACTCGGCCAAAACCGTGTTCGAGGTGAGGAAACCAAACGAAAACCTTTCCGTTGTTTGCTTTTAACCCACTTTGCTTTCCTACTCTTTTAAGAGAAGCCTGAATAAGAGTTTGAATCAGCTGTTAAGTGATTACAGAAGTGGATGTTTGTATATGATTTGTTCAATGTatcaactgaaaacaaaggcTGGAGTTTTGGTCTCTCTTTCACTTCTAATAATACCGATTGGATGTCTGATTGCATTTAAACCAAGAGGGCAATAAAAAGGTGCAGTCAGAACTTGTGCATACCCTTCTATAACCCAGAATGAGATCGAATGGAGTTGCTCGGGTTGTCTGACTTTTTTGCTTTACTTTAACACTTTTACACTGACCATACCAAGCTGGTTTCACTGACCAGCACTAACTGATGTTTTAGAAGTTCAGTTTAGTATATCTATATGCTTTTTAACCAATTATAAATTCCACTGCGAATCCTACAGCGTTATGTACACGGCACTGGAAGTAATAATTTAGATGACCTTTCTGTGTAGTAACTCAGTGTTGCAAGGGTTAACTACGCTGCCCCGGCCTGATGGGCAACGCCTGTTCCAATGCTGGTATGCTTTTAGTGTGCTTCTTTCAGACTATGTAAAGAAACTGTACAATGTCCAGGAGAGAATACAGGCAGGTTCAGGGAGCAGGAGCAGAGCCTTCTTTCACACCAGGAACTCCATTCCAGCTCTCCCTGTCTCTAACCCTGCTGGTAGGTTCTTCAGAATACAATCATATTTATATCGAGTGCAGCTGCACCAGCGATACAGATATCATTGTTACTGATGCTGGTGTCGGGCCCCCCAGCCTTCCTTTCTGTTCATCCGCCCCTTCCTTTCCTTCTTCCACAGAAAGTTGGATTCGCCAATATCTGACTTTATTTAAAGAGATTTTGCTCTTGCAAAATCAGGTGACGCTTGTGTTCCAATGTGCCTTCTACTGTCAAATCTgtggggtttttatttatttatttatttaatttatttattttttagttcttTGCTGATTTTCTTCGGCTGTGCATTACAGTATAAAATGCCATTATTCTAAAGGTCTTGGTGCAGTAATTTACAGTTCTTGTTTTTAGGTCAGTATGCACACTGTGTCTGCTTTTGCTGAAGCAATATCCCTTACTTGTGTTGCAcgatgtgtgttattattttttttttttctaaacatagattttaaaacaaaacatatctgTGCCTTTGCGttgaaaacaaatgtgtgttGTGTGATCCCATAGGCTCTTCAAGCTCCGGCATGCCATGAAAACCTGGTGAAGGTTGGCGGGTACATTCTGGGAGAATTTGGAAACTTGATTGCTGGCGATCCAAGGTCTAGGTGAGTCAGCATATGGTTACtcacactgcatagcagtttgctccgttcctggttttactgagcttgttacctatacactgctggctaatcaagcacatattaacacctggaatgggtgaaatgactatggaataggagtcttattttcatccctgcatTTACTTATTTTGCTTTGATGGTTTAAAGTTTTCCAGTCTAGAAAAAGTTTCATGCATGTCATACCCCACTTACATACAGTCCTCCCTAACCTTTTCCCTTCTCCCGTCTCTTCTCAGCCCTCTAATCCAGTTCAATCTGCTGCACTCCAAGTTCCACCTGTGTAGCGTGCCCACCCGAGCCCTGCTGCTCTCCACCTACATCAAGTTTGTGAACCTCTTCCCCGAGATCAAGGCTACGATCCAGGACGTGCTGCGCAGCGACTCCCAGCTGAGGAACGCAGACGTGGAGCTGCAGCAGCGAGCGGTGGAGTACCTGAGGCTGAGTTGCATCGCCAGCACCGACATCCTGGTACGTCTGCACCCTAACCCGTACCCATCCTGGTACCACTGCATCCTAACCCATGGCCATTCTGGTACCACTGCATTCTAACCCATAGCCATCCTGGTACGACTGCACCCTAACCCGTATCCATCCTGGTACGTCTGCACGGGGTCTGTGTGTCAAGCTGAGAGAACATCTCTTatgcactctttgctgtgtcggTTGATTTGGGTTTGTGTatgtatacagctgtggccaaaagttttgcatcacttgaggcataacaaaaaaaaaaaaaaaatctttatatatatgtgtgtatatatgtgtgtgtgtgtgtgtgtgtgtgtatatatatatgtatatgtatctatctatctctatctatatctatctatctatctatctatctatctatataaataataatcatctttatttatagagtgcctttcataccacaaggttcaaggcgctgcacaaaaaacaaGACGCTGCacaaaaaacagtgtgtgtgtgtatatatatatatatatatatatatatatatatatataatatatatatatatatataaagatttagtTTCTGCATTGTTGGTTTGATGGTGCTCCTCTCGATTTTGGTAGGCGACGGTCCTGGAGGAAATGCCACCATTCCCTGAGAGGGAGTCCTCCATCCTGACCAagctgaagaagaagaagggtCCCGGGAAGGTTCCCGATATGGAGGAGACCAAGAAAGAGAGGAACTCCGACATGAACGGAAGCACAGAGCCAGTGTCGGTCAACTCCAGTGCTGTCACCATGGTGCGTTGTGCCCTGTTTGGCTCAGTTACATTCTGTTCCTGATAATGGAAGTAGGTCTAGTAGGTCATCAGTGTCCCATAACTAACCTAGGTTTTGCTGTACAATTTTTAGAAATGGCCAGTTTCACAAACTGTGATTGGTACTCCTATTGTACTGCCTTACCTAAGCTAGTATTGGGCAGTACCGAGATTAGTGGCAACCGGGGTGTGTGAAACCTTCCCTGGCCCTGTACATAAACCTTCAAATTTTCATTCCCAGAAATGCACAAACACATACTTCTtgcaggatttatttactgcCGTCCACCTAATTTGCTCCAGAAACTAAATGGCACATTCGGCTAATTAAACTTCATCATGCAAATTGTGTCGTcggaatacatttttttattttgttctgcttTCACTTTGGAATCAATTTTGCTGTGgtgtctttttaatatttttttttttttatttctatttgtcaCTTTTATTTTTACCATTTCACATTCTCCCTCTCTGATGCTCTCTCTCCACACTGTCAgtgctctcctcctcctcttcctcctgccTCCTCTCTGGACCTCCTGGCACAGACCTTGCCTGCCACAAACCGGCCTCGCCCCGCCAGCTccctgctgcagcccctgctcacCCCTGTGCCATGCCCCTGCCCGGGGGCCTCTCCGCCTTCCCTGGAAGGAGCCCTTGGCTTCCAGGTTCTCTCTGTCTGTTTGCCTGTGGCACTCAGACCTTGCTCTTGAGTTGTAGGGCCTTTCTGATAACACGCCCGTTTGTGTGCAGTGTTCGTGACTAACCTGCTATTAGAAATTCTGTTTTCTTTAAGGTaactgtgtttgaaaacaaaaaaaaactatctggAAACTACAGAGAGCTTATCCCTGTTCTAAGATAAAAGCAAACAACCACCAAAAATCATGTGTCTCATCACTACAGCTTTGATGTGTCAGCACAGCACTGAACCGCTGCTGTGCCTGTTAAAATGTAGTGTACGACACTTATATAGAGGTTTGTGTTCGGCTGTgtactttgtgtgtgtgagtgacggTTGTTACAGTAATACTGTTTGATCCACACAGACATGGTAACTAAGGAGGAACCTTCCTCGTCAGCATAACCATTACTGTTCTTTTTGATGTTGTTATTTATCCTGAATGATCCCCTCTCAGTTTAGAATCGTAAAGTCTATGCTTCATTAGAGCAAACGCATGGGGTGTGTGTAATAAAAAGCTGTTACGGTGCCAGCAGTGTGTGACTATGCATTCTCAAACTCTTGCTCTTGCAGTCGACCCCCTCGACCTCCACAGACCTCCTGGGCCTGGGTTTGGCCCCTGTGCTGAACTCTGTGGCCCCTGCCTCCGCCGGGGGGAGCCTCCTGGTGGACGTGTTCTCCGACAACTCTCCTGCCGTCGCGTCGCTGGCCCACACTGCTGAGGAGAACTTCTCCAGGTACAGCAAAGAGCAGAGGCGGGGTGTGGAGCTCCAGATCAACTGCTCTCTTTGCTTTTAACAAGAATGAACAGCtcttcacttttatatttattcattaTGTTTCGGCTGTGCTTAAAGGAGAAGTAACCAGTGCTTTAAAACCTGTTTCCTGGCCTCACATTAGCATAGCCAACATCTCTGGAGTCCCCTTGCTGTTTCATAGTAGTTGGAGTGAagtggtgtttttgtttgaagGACTGCACTGCAAATATATAGCGAGTTCTCAGATGCCTGCCAGAATTGTGGGTTTTGCGATGTTTGACATATATTTCACCCGTGTCCAAGCAAAAATAACTTCTACAAAGTGAAAAATACTAGAAGCAATTGAAAAAAAGGACTCTTGATGAGAGTTAATAAAATGGGTTTTAAAGCAGTAGGTGTTTCATATTTAACAgctacatttgtttatttaataggATTTGCATGACTAATGTTGGatggtgtctttttttttccctgcattAGTAGTTCAAATGGAACGGTATAGGGCTTTTTAGAGaaacacagccaggtcaattagAATTGCAGCGTTCTGTGTGAAGTATTAATTCGGGTTCGGTTACATCAGCGTATTTACCTATATATTTTGGACTTTGGTAACAAAATGTGGAGCTAAGCCATTTTAAAAACTGTGTCTAGAATTACTGTGTTTGGACAGCAATGTATCATGTCTAAAGGACAGGCTGACAGTTACAGGCAGCAGACCAGCAAAAGTACATGCAGGTAATGAATCAGGAAGCTGCTGTGTTCCGTCAGGCATCCTTTTGACTTCTTTCCCCACATGCTAATCTCATAACTGTCATTACTGATGCTAACTATTTTGGATGTTGTGCTgctccctctctcctttctgtGCTGCAATGTTAGCCCTCGCATTGGTTCCGCTGATGTAGTTTCTGATGATCCAGCTGCAGCTGTGCATGATGCTGATGAACTGGTTAACAAGTAAGCAAttcctaacccccccccccacaagacCACAAATGCGTGGCAGTAGGTATCATAGACTGGGCtgacttttacttatttatgtgtttgtttatttatttaactatagTTAACTATTTACTGGATTCATTTTACATGAGTGCaatgcatcatttaaaatgaaacaacCGTCTCTTATCTAGCAAGGCTTAATGTCTTTATTACCAGAGCAGGGCAGCAGTATTACATTAAATGTCGCGTTTATATCCGTCTCCTCAGTTCTTTCCATGTAGGAATTTCCTGGATTGATTGCTCTGATTTTCGTAATTCATGTTGAAAATTATAATACACATTTAGCTTcgtgtgcatttaaaaaaaaaaaaaaaaagtaatattgtaCAGTTCTGAAACTTCGTTTTGATATTGCTTCACACAAGTTCGCCGTACCCTCCACCTTGCTTGCTGCATGTTGTCATGAAGCTTTCAGATTCTGCAAGTTGAGTCTCTTTGGtttatgctctctctctctctctctctctctctcgcatgAAAGCAATACTGTAATCAAAGACCTCACTTTTTTgcatctcttttttttgtttatttttttctctcctgtAGATTTGTTTGCAAAAATAACGGTGTACTGTTTGAAAACCAGCTGATGCAAATTGGACTTAAATCGGAATTCAGACAAAATTTGGGTGAGTACAATTCCAGAGTAAGCTGCATGATTATCTAATTGAgagttgtgcttgttttaagtagttgatCGCATCTGTCACCAATTGATTGGCACTAACTGATTGTTTATTATATTGAGTATgacttgtctgtgttttaaatgtattttatttctgtatttgtatttttgtattgtaatctgttttattgtactgctgtTACATTTCTTGGCTAGGTCTCAGTTGCAAAAGAGGTTTCAATCTCAGTGTgatttcctagtaaaataaaggaATAATAATTTGTGTAGAATCAAACAATAGAAATGGTTAGTTTTATCTTTCATCTCCAGGTCGGATGTATATCTTTTATGGAAACAAGACTTCCACTCAGTTTCTGAGTTTTTCGACGGCAGTGATCTGTCAGGATGCTCTGAAAACTCATAtccttttacatttattttgcatcGTTTCCAGAACTCGGCTACAGTTAGCAGCCACTGACGTGAAATTTGCTAAAATTGAATGACATGCGAATAGGAGGTTTACATTACAACAGAACTgacatacagtaatccgtcgcgtatcccgctgcggtgggaccagaggaagggtggatatgtaaaaagtcagatgaatgaatcctgttttaaataccattatacacagctgtaacagttataatattcacacaattactgttttgagattcagcttttattagggagctcccctaaatccatCGTTTAGAAAGgcacagggtattaatgcttgtgacagggtagctgtctgccgtgtgggtgtgtgcattcactgctgagtgacaggcaggagatcgagaaggaggttgaagttgatacgccccctgcCCTCAGgctaacaggatttatttacatatcaacgcactgaacagctcatgtgacactaccagcaatggcagtgtACGTTAAcattggtaggatctacaatatctgaactgatcttctctgttcaataataaactaacgttgctaaAGAGGTTGATCATGACGGATAAacagttagggtggatatgtgatgggcggatacgcgatggattactataaatgaaaaaaaaaaaatggttgtgtCTTGCGACCAGTAATTTGCTGTtttatgctgttttattttattttaaatagagtATTCTGGTAATCATTTTTACCTTGGTTTAATTCCTTGACTGTCTCCTACAACTAAATATTCAGACTAAACAGGTGGACCCAGCAGTGGATGGAGGGGCACAGGTACAACAGATATTAAACATCGAGTGTGTGTCGGACTTCATGGAAGCACCGATTCTCAACATTCAGTTCAGGTAAGCTCTATGGTAATTCAGTTTAACCGTTTTAAGAATGGGTACTGATTCTTGTCCAAAACAGTTGGATAACAAGGATGGTTGATTtttggtgctgttttgttttctagaTACGGAGGAGCCCTGCAGAACATGTCCGTCAAGCTGCCCGTTACTCTCAATAAGTTTTTCCAACCCACGGAAATGACATCTCAAGACTTCTTCCAGCGTTGGAAACAACTTAGCATGTAAGAACCATCTTCCGTTGAGGCACAGGCGaacgaggaggaggggaggggggtgcacTGCCACACCACAGCGCTGTGTAATGTTCCCAAATACCAAAAGAAACGtcataacccttataaaagtttagccAGTAGTCTTCCcctgtgcttttcccatggttatactatgcttttcccatgtttttccagtttaccatggtttgccataatttaatatgctttactgtacctctcctggtttttacagtgcttacctatgctttaccatgcattcactgtgctttattacactttgatgtgcttttactaaacttttacaagggaatTGACGAACATTTAGATGTATTTGACGtcttaaagacttttaaaaaaacatttgccatttattaagtttctcttcgtatttctaaatgtagccctGTTTTAGTTAGTAGTTAAGGATGTTTATGACATGTCACTCATTTAATAGTTGGGTTTCCAATgttcatatactgtattataaaacctgtaatgtatataaaaaaacagtactgTCCTTGCTAAAAACAGTCACGTTATTATTCCTGCCCATCAGTCTCCTCTTGCTTGTCATTACTCAGTGAACAGCAGCACTCCCTGACAGTGTCATGTAAATCCTTCTGTTTTATCATTGACAGTCCACAGCAAGAGGTGCAGAAGATTTTTAAAGCAAAGCATCCCATGGACACAGAGGTTACAAAGGCCAAGGTATGAACACCTGCAATGCACATTAGAATTTCCTTCATGAAAACATTTCTTCTGGTCCTTGTGATCTAAAGAAAGACTCATGATGGGTATCCATATATACTGATGAGCAAAATGAATGCACTAGGGAAGAGAACTCCACTCGACACTGCAACCTGTAACCCAGTCTAGTATGTAAATCTATGTCCCATGTCTTCTCGGTATAAGACACTGAAAGTATTCGGTTAGTTGTAATAGGGTTGTCTTTCTGTAAAGTTGCTCTGTGCTGAACTAGTATAAGAGGCGTCCCTGTGAAACCTGTTTGTGATAAATGTTGACCAAGCCTTTACTGCAGCGACACACACAGGTCTTGGCTACAGCTCTTTCATTTGGTGCCCCTTGTTTGGTGCGTCCACCTGCCAAATTGCATTTCTCTCTGGTGAATGGTTAATTgagctcttttaaaaaaaataaaattatgtttACAGATAATTGGTTTCGGTGTAGCCCTGCTGGACATGGTAGACCCCAACCCTTCCAACTTTACGGGGGCTGGAGTAATCCACACGAAAAACATCCAGGTGGGATGCTTACTGCGGTTAGAGCCTAACACACAAGCTCAGGTACGTGGAGTTTTTATCTTTCAGTTCTACTCACGGGTCTTagaaatttgtgtgtgtgtgtgtcatatatatatatatatatatatatatatatatatatatatatatatatatatatatatatatatatatatatatatatatatatatatataaataaattaatataggCTTACATGGTATCGCCCATAAGAACTGGTGATTATGTTGAacagtagtttatttattttggtttgttttttgcagatGTATCGCCTGACACTGCGGACAAGCAGGGAGACTGTATCTCAGAGGCTGTGTGAGCTGCTGTCAGAACAGTTTTAATCTCCAACCACTTGGAAGCAAGAAAggaagaatgaaagaaagaaaaagccttttttttctaCACACAGAACCCACAAGCTGGCCTATTGCAGATAAACGTTCTCTTGTACACCTGTGCTTTAAAACCTTATATCACTGTCCATCCAATTCCCTCGGCGTTGTAACCTTCatatttttcttttggtatttcagtttgaaactctACATTGTACAgtgtatatttgttttgttttattttttcattttgtttttataactatCTTAGTCAACTTTACTAATTCACCTGtttactcatgtttttttttttgataagcaaaatatttgtcatgttttgataaatactatatatatatatatatatatatatatatatatatatatatatatatatatatatatatatatatatatatatatataaacaaacagtgaAGGGAATGTGACTGGATTTTTAATATAATGTTGCTGATGGTGTATCTTGTTACTAAAGATATTGTTTATCTTGTAGAGCAAATGTACTTGCCAGATGCTTAGTGAAATTAAAATCACTTTCTGGATACTGGAAATCGATTTTCGGTACAAGGGGTGCTTATtgttgggggtgaaggtgggggtgTGTGACTGGGAACATGGGGGGTGGCTCTTACAGAGAACCTTAAAATCTCTGAAAAGAAGTCAATATTAAATTCTCCTAATCAAGGCTACCTAATTAATGTTGTTGCTGGTTGTCTTGTAGATGGATTTAAGActgcatactaacattgtaattgtgtgtaagtaacCATGTAAAGTGGTACAAGAAACACATAGAGCTGCTTTCACATACCCTGAGTAACATTAATCTAggactactttacctaaattaaAACTGGGCTGCCCAAGGTTAGTGCGAATCTGCGTCTGTGAACCAAAGAAAATTCACAGGCAAACATTTCGACTGTCAGTCAGAAGACACTGGGAAAGACTCACAGTCAAATCGTCTGACAGTCGCATTTACAAAGATTCTTTCAGGATTTCTGATTTTCACAAGACACCGATTTggactaatcttggacttcctTACCTACGGGTAACCCAGGGTTAGTGCTTATCGGGGTCTGAGTGGATGAATTTGATAGTTACGTTTTTTGCAGAGACCCACAGATGAACTGTTGTGACACACCCTGGGTCCATCACGTTCCTGGGCAGATGTTTGCTGGGACACACAGTTTCAGCCTTGGTTTAAGAACCTGTTTCTCTCCGGATACTTCGATTCCCAACTGGCCTTTATTGAGTA is a genomic window containing:
- the LOC117434908 gene encoding AP-2 complex subunit alpha-2 isoform X1, with the protein product MPAVSKGDGMRGLAVFISDIRNCKSKEAEIKRINKELANIRSKFKGDKALDGYSKKKYVCKLLFIFLLGHDIDFGHMEAVNLLSSNRYTEKQIGYLFISVLVNSNSELIRLINNGIKNDLASRNPTFMNLALHCIANVGSREMAEAFTADIPKILVAGDTMDSVKQSAALCLLRLNRTSPDLVPMGEWTSRVVHLLNDQHLGVVTAATSLITTLAQKNPEEFKTSVSLAVSRLSRIVTSASTDLQDYTYYFVPAPWLSVKLLRLLQCYPPPEEGAVRGRLTECLETILNKAQEPPKSKKVQHSNAKNAVLFEAISLIIHHDSEPNLLVRACNQLGQFLQHRETNLRYLALESMCTLASSEFSHEAVKTHIETVINALKTERDVSVRQRAVDLLYAMCDRSNAQQIVAEMLNYLETADYSIREEIVLKVAILAEKYAVDYTWYVDTILNLIRIAGDYVSEEVWYRVIQIVINRDDVQGYSAKTVFEALQAPACHENLVKVGGYILGEFGNLIAGDPRSSPLIQFNLLHSKFHLCSVPTRALLLSTYIKFVNLFPEIKATIQDVLRSDSQLRNADVELQQRAVEYLRLSCIASTDILATVLEEMPPFPERESSILTKLKKKKGPGKVPDMEETKKERNSDMNGSTEPVSVNSSAVTMSTPSTSTDLLGLGLAPVLNSVAPASAGGSLLVDVFSDNSPAVASLAHTAEENFSSPRIGSADVVSDDPAAAVHDADELVNKFVCKNNGVLFENQLMQIGLKSEFRQNLGRMYIFYGNKTSTQFLSFSTAVICQDALKTQLNIQTKQVDPAVDGGAQVQQILNIECVSDFMEAPILNIQFRYGGALQNMSVKLPVTLNKFFQPTEMTSQDFFQRWKQLSIPQQEVQKIFKAKHPMDTEVTKAKIIGFGVALLDMVDPNPSNFTGAGVIHTKNIQVGCLLRLEPNTQAQMYRLTLRTSRETVSQRLCELLSEQF
- the LOC117434908 gene encoding AP-2 complex subunit alpha-2 isoform X2, with protein sequence MPAVSKGDGMRGLAVFISDIRNCKSKEAEIKRINKELANIRSKFKGDKALDGYSKKKYVCKLLFIFLLGHDIDFGHMEAVNLLSSNRYTEKQIGYLFISVLVNSNSELIRLINNGIKNDLASRNPTFMNLALHCIANVGSREMAEAFTADIPKILVAGDTMDSVKQSAALCLLRLNRTSPDLVPMGEWTSRVVHLLNDQHLGVVTAATSLITTLAQKNPEEFKTSVSLAVSRLSRIVTSASTDLQDYTYYFVPAPWLSVKLLRLLQCYPPPEEGAVRGRLTECLETILNKAQEPPKSKKVQHSNAKNAVLFEAISLIIHHDSEPNLLVRACNQLGQFLQHRETNLRYLALESMCTLASSEFSHEAVKTHIETVINALKTERDVSVRQRAVDLLYAMCDRSNAQQIVAEMLNYLETADYSIREEIVLKVAILAEKYAVDYTWYVDTILNLIRIAGDYVSEEVWYRVIQIVINRDDVQGYSAKTVFEALQAPACHENLVKVGGYILGEFGNLIAGDPRSSPLIQFNLLHSKFHLCSVPTRALLLSTYIKFVNLFPEIKATIQDVLRSDSQLRNADVELQQRAVEYLRLSCIASTDILATVLEEMPPFPERESSILTKLKKKKGPGKVPDMEETKKERNSDMNGSTEPVSVNSSAVTMSTPSTSTDLLGLGLAPVLNSVAPASAGGSLLVDVFSDNSPAVASLAHTAEENFSRFVCKNNGVLFENQLMQIGLKSEFRQNLGRMYIFYGNKTSTQFLSFSTAVICQDALKTQLNIQTKQVDPAVDGGAQVQQILNIECVSDFMEAPILNIQFRYGGALQNMSVKLPVTLNKFFQPTEMTSQDFFQRWKQLSIPQQEVQKIFKAKHPMDTEVTKAKIIGFGVALLDMVDPNPSNFTGAGVIHTKNIQVGCLLRLEPNTQAQMYRLTLRTSRETVSQRLCELLSEQF